One stretch of Mangifera indica cultivar Alphonso chromosome 9, CATAS_Mindica_2.1, whole genome shotgun sequence DNA includes these proteins:
- the LOC123225530 gene encoding ABC transporter E family member 2-like isoform X2, translating to MQAQEVSSGVQKELSGKLCIEVTSASKIAFISEELCIGCGICVKKCPFEAIQIINLPKDLDRDTTHRYGPNTFKLHRLPVPRPGQVLGLVGTNGIGKSTALKILAGKLKPNLGRFINPPDWQEILTYFRGSELQNYFTRILEDNLKAIIKPQYVDHIPKAVQGNVGQVLDQKDERNMKEELCVDLELNQVIDRNVGDLSGGELQRFAIAVVAVQNAEIYMFDEPSSYLDVKQRLKAAQVIRSLLRPNSYVIVVEHDLSVLDYLSDFICCLYGKPGAYGVVTLPFSVREGINIFLAGFVPTENLRFRDESLTFKVAETPQESAEEIETYARYKYPTMSKTQGNFKLRVVEGEFTDSQIIVMLGENGTGKTTFIRMLAGLLKPDNMEGSDMDIPEFNVSYKPQKISPKFTSTVRHLLHQKIRDSYTHPQFVSDVMKPLLIEQLMDQEVMNLSGGELQRVALCLCLGKPADIYLIDEPSAYLDSEQRIVASKVIKRFILHAKKTAFVVEHDFIMATYLADRVIVYEGRPSVDCIANSPQSLLTGMNLFLSHLDITFRRDPTNYRPRINKLDSTKDRDQKAAGSYYYLDY from the exons ATGCAAGCCCAAGAAGTGTCGTCAGGAGTGCAAAAAGAGCTGTCCG GGAAATTGTGTATTGAGGTTACTTCTGCTTCTAAGATTGCCTTTATCTCTGAGGAGTTGTGCATTGGATGTGGTATCTGTGTTAAG AAATGTCCGTTTGAAGCAATCCAGATCATCAACTTGCCAAAGGATTTGGATAGAGATACAACTCATCGTTATGGCCCCAACACTTTTAAATTACACAG GTTACCAGTTCCAAGGCCTGGACAAGTGCTTGGCTTGGTTGGAACCAATGGTATTGGGAAATCAACTGCCCTCAAGATTTTGGCTGGAAAATTGAAACCAAATTTGGGCcgttttatt AATCCTCCAGATTGGCAGGAAATTTTGACCTATTTTCGTGGATCTGAGCTGCAGAATTATTTTACTCGAATTCTGGAAGATAATCTGAAG gCTATTATAAAGCCTCAATATGTTGATCACATTCCAAAGGCTGTTCAAGGCAATGTGGGGCAGGTGCTTGACCAAAAAGATGAGAGAAATATGAAGGAAGAACTTTGTGTAGATCTTGAGCTGAATCAAGTCATAGATCGTAATGTTGGGGATTTGTCAGGTGGAGAGCTACAGAGATTTGCTATTGCTGTTGTTGCGGTACAGAATGCAGAGATCTATATGTTTGATGAACCTTCTAGTTATCTTGATGTTAAACAGAGGCTTAAAGCTGCCCAAGTTATTCGATCCTTGCTCAGACCTAATAG CTATGTTATTGTTGTGGAGCATGATCTTAGCGTCCTGGATTACCTATCAGATTTCATTTGTTGCTTATATGGGAAACCTGGTGCATATGGAGTTGTAACCCTTCCTTTCTCTGTTAGAGAaggaataaatattttcttggcTGGATTTGTCCCTACTGAAAATCTACGGTTTCGTGATGAATCTTTAACCTTCAAG GTTGCTGAGACTCCACAAGAAAGTGCTGAGGAAATTGAGACATATGCTCGATACAAATACCCCACCATGTCTAAAACTCAGGGAAATTTTAAGCTTCGTGTGGTTGAGGGTGAATTTACCGATTCTCAGATTATTGTAATGTTGGGTGAGAATGGGACAGGGAAGACAACATTTATTCGTATGCTG GCTGGTTTATTGAAACCTGATAATATGGAAGGTTCTGACATGGACATACCAGAGTTCAATGTCTCTTACAAACCTCAGAAGATCAGTCCAAAATTTACTTCTACAGTCAGACATCTGCTGCATCAAAAAATACGCGATTCATACACTCACCCTCAGTTTGTGTCAGATGTGATGAAGCCCCTACTTATTGAACAATTGATGGATCAAGAAGTTATGAATCTCTCTGGTGGAGAACTGCAAAGGGTTGCATTATGCCTGTGCCTTGGGAAG CCTGCAGATATATATCTGATTGATGAACCTAGTGCATATCTGGATTCTGAGCAGCGTATTGTTGCATCAAAAGTTATTAAGAGGTTTATTTTGCATGCAAAGAAAACTGCATTTGTGGTTGAGCATGACTTCATAATGGCCACATATCTGGCAGATAGAGTTATTGTATATGAGGGAAGGCCATCAGTGGACTGTATTGCAAATTCTCCTCAGTCATTGTTGACTGGAATGAACCTTTTCTTATCC CATCTGGACATCACATTTAGGCGGGATCCAACTAATTACAGACCAAGAATCAACAAATTGGATTCCACCAAGGACAGGGATCAAAAAGCTGCTGGGTCATATTATTACCTGGATTATTAA
- the LOC123225530 gene encoding ABC transporter E family member 2-like isoform X1, with the protein MTERLTRIAIVSSDRCKPKKCRQECKKSCPVVKTGKLCIEVTSASKIAFISEELCIGCGICVKKCPFEAIQIINLPKDLDRDTTHRYGPNTFKLHRLPVPRPGQVLGLVGTNGIGKSTALKILAGKLKPNLGRFINPPDWQEILTYFRGSELQNYFTRILEDNLKAIIKPQYVDHIPKAVQGNVGQVLDQKDERNMKEELCVDLELNQVIDRNVGDLSGGELQRFAIAVVAVQNAEIYMFDEPSSYLDVKQRLKAAQVIRSLLRPNSYVIVVEHDLSVLDYLSDFICCLYGKPGAYGVVTLPFSVREGINIFLAGFVPTENLRFRDESLTFKVAETPQESAEEIETYARYKYPTMSKTQGNFKLRVVEGEFTDSQIIVMLGENGTGKTTFIRMLAGLLKPDNMEGSDMDIPEFNVSYKPQKISPKFTSTVRHLLHQKIRDSYTHPQFVSDVMKPLLIEQLMDQEVMNLSGGELQRVALCLCLGKPADIYLIDEPSAYLDSEQRIVASKVIKRFILHAKKTAFVVEHDFIMATYLADRVIVYEGRPSVDCIANSPQSLLTGMNLFLSHLDITFRRDPTNYRPRINKLDSTKDRDQKAAGSYYYLDY; encoded by the exons ATGACGGAACGTTTGACGCGTATAGCTATAGTTAGCTCAGACAGATGCAAGCCCAAGAAGTGTCGTCAGGAGTGCAAAAAGAGCTGTCCGGTTGTTAAAACTG GGAAATTGTGTATTGAGGTTACTTCTGCTTCTAAGATTGCCTTTATCTCTGAGGAGTTGTGCATTGGATGTGGTATCTGTGTTAAG AAATGTCCGTTTGAAGCAATCCAGATCATCAACTTGCCAAAGGATTTGGATAGAGATACAACTCATCGTTATGGCCCCAACACTTTTAAATTACACAG GTTACCAGTTCCAAGGCCTGGACAAGTGCTTGGCTTGGTTGGAACCAATGGTATTGGGAAATCAACTGCCCTCAAGATTTTGGCTGGAAAATTGAAACCAAATTTGGGCcgttttatt AATCCTCCAGATTGGCAGGAAATTTTGACCTATTTTCGTGGATCTGAGCTGCAGAATTATTTTACTCGAATTCTGGAAGATAATCTGAAG gCTATTATAAAGCCTCAATATGTTGATCACATTCCAAAGGCTGTTCAAGGCAATGTGGGGCAGGTGCTTGACCAAAAAGATGAGAGAAATATGAAGGAAGAACTTTGTGTAGATCTTGAGCTGAATCAAGTCATAGATCGTAATGTTGGGGATTTGTCAGGTGGAGAGCTACAGAGATTTGCTATTGCTGTTGTTGCGGTACAGAATGCAGAGATCTATATGTTTGATGAACCTTCTAGTTATCTTGATGTTAAACAGAGGCTTAAAGCTGCCCAAGTTATTCGATCCTTGCTCAGACCTAATAG CTATGTTATTGTTGTGGAGCATGATCTTAGCGTCCTGGATTACCTATCAGATTTCATTTGTTGCTTATATGGGAAACCTGGTGCATATGGAGTTGTAACCCTTCCTTTCTCTGTTAGAGAaggaataaatattttcttggcTGGATTTGTCCCTACTGAAAATCTACGGTTTCGTGATGAATCTTTAACCTTCAAG GTTGCTGAGACTCCACAAGAAAGTGCTGAGGAAATTGAGACATATGCTCGATACAAATACCCCACCATGTCTAAAACTCAGGGAAATTTTAAGCTTCGTGTGGTTGAGGGTGAATTTACCGATTCTCAGATTATTGTAATGTTGGGTGAGAATGGGACAGGGAAGACAACATTTATTCGTATGCTG GCTGGTTTATTGAAACCTGATAATATGGAAGGTTCTGACATGGACATACCAGAGTTCAATGTCTCTTACAAACCTCAGAAGATCAGTCCAAAATTTACTTCTACAGTCAGACATCTGCTGCATCAAAAAATACGCGATTCATACACTCACCCTCAGTTTGTGTCAGATGTGATGAAGCCCCTACTTATTGAACAATTGATGGATCAAGAAGTTATGAATCTCTCTGGTGGAGAACTGCAAAGGGTTGCATTATGCCTGTGCCTTGGGAAG CCTGCAGATATATATCTGATTGATGAACCTAGTGCATATCTGGATTCTGAGCAGCGTATTGTTGCATCAAAAGTTATTAAGAGGTTTATTTTGCATGCAAAGAAAACTGCATTTGTGGTTGAGCATGACTTCATAATGGCCACATATCTGGCAGATAGAGTTATTGTATATGAGGGAAGGCCATCAGTGGACTGTATTGCAAATTCTCCTCAGTCATTGTTGACTGGAATGAACCTTTTCTTATCC CATCTGGACATCACATTTAGGCGGGATCCAACTAATTACAGACCAAGAATCAACAAATTGGATTCCACCAAGGACAGGGATCAAAAAGCTGCTGGGTCATATTATTACCTGGATTATTAA
- the LOC123224758 gene encoding F-box protein SKIP31 isoform X1, which yields MTLSDDEDASLAEFLESEVLSEASDADVDTQKEKKFEEKEEPKKKKLRVEEGSSSASGADPARIESGILSKIPPELFPQILKFLSSEDLVSCSLACRFLNYAASDESLWRRLYCMRWGLLPPNKSLRVCAWKKLYIQRDEEDMVELVRNCSAEFKEYYIQMQVAKRSQAPLPSQVKDDRIILDKTVGDQVSIWKSSRGLTDSMITGHACSGEMCTYHQIGNVFVCEKTGYVHVCDDTCREVILDPNDLLMVCKISGRCFENLMEQAEMESDSGHSLNGDVGFSKLCEDIHAWMESCFWKVIRTMRRHAYSALECPTLEQGGVADEAEPFMGSGRFAQAYTLGYNCDDEKELEAALRFCPV from the exons ATGACGTTGTCAGATGATGAAGACGCGTCCTTAGCTGAGTTTCTCGAATCTGAAGTCCTCTCTGAAGCCTCCGATGCGGACGTCGATACCCAG aaagagaagaaatttgaGGAGAAAGAAGagccaaagaaaaagaaattgcgAGTAGAGGAAGGTTCAAGCTCAGCTTCTGGTGCAGATCCGGCGAGAATTGAGAGTGGAATTTTGAGCAAGATTCCTCCCGAACTATTTCCCCAAATACTCAAATTCCTCTCCTCTGAG GACCTTGTATCGTGTTCACTGGCATGCAGATTCCTTAACTATGCTGCTTCTGATGAATCTTTGTGGCGTCGCCT TTACTGCATGCGATGGGGTCTGTTGCCGCCTAATAAGAGTTTGCGAGTTTGTGCTTGGAAAAAGCTTTACATTCag CGAGATGAGGAAGATATGGTTGAACTTGTTAGAAATTGCTCAGCTGAGTTTAAGGAGTACTATATCCAAATGCAAGTAGCAAAGAGAAGCCAAGCACCTCTTCCTTCACAG GTGAAGGATGACAGGATAATTCTTGACAAGACAGTTGGTGATCAAGTTTCTATCTGGAAAAGCAGTAGAGGTCTGACTGATAGCATGATTACTGGCCATGCTTGTTCTGGAGAAATGTGTACTTATCATCAGATTGGCAATGTCTTTGTTTGTGAGAAGACTGGCTATGTTCATG TCTGTGATGATACATGCAGAGAGGTCATTTTGGACCCGAATGATTTGCTTATGGTCTGTAAAATTTCTGGGcgttgttttgaaaatttgatggAACAAGCTGAAATGGAGTCAGATTCT GGGCATAGTTTAAATGGGGACGTTGGCTTTTCCAAGTTGTGTGAAGACATACATGCATGGATGGAGAGCTGCTTTTGGAAAGTTATAAGAACTATGAGAAGACATGCTTATTCTGCTCTTGAATGCCCAACTTTG gaaCAAGGCGGGGTGGCAGATGAAGCAGAGCCTTTCATGGGATCTGGCCGATTTG CACAAGCTTATACATTGGGATACAATTGTGATGATGAGAAGGAGCTGGAAGCTGCTTTGAGGTTTTGCCCGGTCTAA
- the LOC123224758 gene encoding F-box protein SKIP31 isoform X2: MTLSDDEDASLAEFLESEVLSEASDADVDTQKEKKFEEKEEPKKKKLRVEEGSSSASGADPARIESGILSKIPPELFPQILKFLSSEDLVSCSLACRFLNYAASDESLWRRLYCMRWGLLPPNKSLRVCAWKKLYIQRDEEDMVELVRNCSAEFKEYYIQMQVAKRSQAPLPSQVKDDRIILDKTVGDQVSIWKSSRGLTDSMITGHACSGEMCTYHQIGNVFVCEKTGYVHVCDDTCREVILDPNDLLMVCKISGRCFENLMEQAEMESDSEQGGVADEAEPFMGSGRFAQAYTLGYNCDDEKELEAALRFCPV; the protein is encoded by the exons ATGACGTTGTCAGATGATGAAGACGCGTCCTTAGCTGAGTTTCTCGAATCTGAAGTCCTCTCTGAAGCCTCCGATGCGGACGTCGATACCCAG aaagagaagaaatttgaGGAGAAAGAAGagccaaagaaaaagaaattgcgAGTAGAGGAAGGTTCAAGCTCAGCTTCTGGTGCAGATCCGGCGAGAATTGAGAGTGGAATTTTGAGCAAGATTCCTCCCGAACTATTTCCCCAAATACTCAAATTCCTCTCCTCTGAG GACCTTGTATCGTGTTCACTGGCATGCAGATTCCTTAACTATGCTGCTTCTGATGAATCTTTGTGGCGTCGCCT TTACTGCATGCGATGGGGTCTGTTGCCGCCTAATAAGAGTTTGCGAGTTTGTGCTTGGAAAAAGCTTTACATTCag CGAGATGAGGAAGATATGGTTGAACTTGTTAGAAATTGCTCAGCTGAGTTTAAGGAGTACTATATCCAAATGCAAGTAGCAAAGAGAAGCCAAGCACCTCTTCCTTCACAG GTGAAGGATGACAGGATAATTCTTGACAAGACAGTTGGTGATCAAGTTTCTATCTGGAAAAGCAGTAGAGGTCTGACTGATAGCATGATTACTGGCCATGCTTGTTCTGGAGAAATGTGTACTTATCATCAGATTGGCAATGTCTTTGTTTGTGAGAAGACTGGCTATGTTCATG TCTGTGATGATACATGCAGAGAGGTCATTTTGGACCCGAATGATTTGCTTATGGTCTGTAAAATTTCTGGGcgttgttttgaaaatttgatggAACAAGCTGAAATGGAGTCAGATTCT gaaCAAGGCGGGGTGGCAGATGAAGCAGAGCCTTTCATGGGATCTGGCCGATTTG CACAAGCTTATACATTGGGATACAATTGTGATGATGAGAAGGAGCTGGAAGCTGCTTTGAGGTTTTGCCCGGTCTAA